The genomic window GTCCTCATGTGACCAACAGGCTGTACTTTGTGAAGCCCTGGTATAAATTCTGGGCCAGATCTCTCAGTCTAGGCACCTTTGACATTTGAAGTTGGAAACTTCTTTTGTAGAGAAGGAAATTATCATCTGCACTGGAGAATCTAGAAGTACCCCCTTAACATCTGGACAGCAAATGCCAGCAATACAACTTTCCTTCTCCAACTGTGAAAATCCAAGACTCTACATGTTGTTAGATGTTCTCTGAGAGAATACTGGCCAGGCTACATTGAGAACCACTATTCTAGGCCTGGGAGTCAGTTAATATATATTCCAAATTGGGGGTCCAGTTTAATCTATTctgaggcttttctttttttatgtcacTATTAAATCAAGCACCCCTCATACAATTGAGCATAAATTCTCATATAGGCTAAGAAAGAACACCTGATTTTCTTGAGCCTGGTTGCATTAATACCACCCAATTTTACAATCTATGAACAGTCTAAGTGTAGTATATATTTTACAATCTTGTTAACAAAAATGTCTTTGCTCTCTAAgacaaataatcaaaacaaaaaatatgagcaCTAGGAGATGACAAAATTCTGTAGCATGAGgctatttccaaaataaaatagtctTTTTAATTAAGCTACAAAATGGAAACACAATTTCAGACACTATTTTAAGTACCTAGTGAAATATTAAAAGCAAGAATAGAAGATCCCAGTTagaattgagaaataaaatatagagatagaaaaataaaataatttcaggtttgacccacccacccccatcctGTCCCCAGACTATGTGGACCCTGCCTTGGCTAGGGCACCACTGGGACCCCTGGGACCACTACTAGGTGCATCAGATCCCCCCAGGACAACTCACATACTAAACACCTTCAGAACCGAGAAAAAGCAACAAACCTTAAAGGTAAATTCTGCCCAGACTTAGGTTTGTGAATTTTGCCCCATCCCTTTTGTCCCACCCCATGACTACCCTGTTTCCAGACCCTAAAGACATCAGCATCCTTGCAAAGACATTTTAACCTACAACATATAGGTCTAGACCGGTCAAACCTAACATTCCTTTCCCTTAGATAATCCAcagccccccccaaaacccagaaaaacaaaacaatgaagtagTTTGCAATACTTCTgtcatacttagataacctcaCTTGTCTGtgaaaaataagctgaaaatcaGATATACCTCTAATCACTTCCAATACAATCAGTTCAGCAGACTACTTTATATATACCCTGAAACTTCAGAATTCAAAACcaagaaatgcaaagaaatatgggtaaactaaggaagacactagcagctggggACATGAAGAAAAATCCTAGCAAGCTTTCAAATCCAccaaaacccctgagcacaatagATAAGGACCTAAAATTAGCAATGAATGTCTTAGCAAATTTAAGaattagcctgcaaaattaagatgcatatagatgaacaattcaaccagttaaaagaagaaatattacagaagataagagaatccatacaaatgaaactaaggtaaattaaaaacaagttagcaagccataatagcagaattacacatgcGGAGAATTgcatagaggaacttgaagaaaaactaaaagccagcAATGACAAAAAAAGTCACTTAGGaaacaagagacaaaacattgaatgaaaatataaggtatttaatgaacaatgacaaaaaatatgttttatagagGCATACCAGatggggaggaaacagggaaaagcaaagaacaactagtgagggagataataagAGAATTCTTTCACTCTCTGAAAAGAGGCTGCTGTagaaatccaagaggcaaaaatggtgccaaacaaaataaaccctaacTGCAAAATCATTTCATGTACTGTATCTACAACCGTAGCTGATAAGTCTGAATCAAAGTCGCACATGAAATAATCGAAAACAGGCTGAGAGACAAACAtttgtagtctggcagtcttctacttcatttggagagcaagctgcctgacagaactgctgtttttattgaatacagagactaCTCCCCGGGGGGAATATTTTTTTGTCCCTCAATTCACATTACAGACAAGGCAAAGgggctgtgttgaggtgtatatggggtgcatttactatacctcctctttctatacagtcagtgtaaagaacacagcctgtggtaagaattgggaggccttatcttttcttttctttttttgtttatatatatatatatatatatatatatatatatatcgttcatcagtgcaacattcccatgaccaatatcccaagtgtcctttctTTCCACCCcccaccagcctgtactctagacaggctttctacttccttcatacagtcagattttgttatgatagttctcagtgtaattatttctgtgactgcactaaatgatccctgtggtgagcttcgtgtcgggagctggaccctccagtcctcctctattttgtctctgagaatcattacacaaatgtttttcatttctctcaAAACCGaaagatgagggagaccattctgtgtttatctctctccctctgacttatttcactcagcataatagattccatatacatccatgtataggaaaattttatgacttcatctcttctgatggatgcataatattccattgtgtatatgtaccaaaatttctttaaccattcatctattgtggaacatctaggctgtttccagagtctggctattgtaaataacgctgcaatgaatataggtgtgagaaagagatttttgtattgtacttttctgttcctaggagtggtatagctggatcatatgggagctcaacttccagcttttggagaaatctccatattgctttccacaaaggttggaccagacagcattcccaccagcagtgaataagagttcctttctgtccgCATAAGTCTGAATTgacttgttctcatttttcctgatgtgtgtcaatctctgtggtgtgagatggtaactcatagttgtttttatttgcatctccctgatgattagtgatgtggagcattttttcatgtgccttttaatcatttgtatttcttttttgtcaaagtatctgttcattttttctccccattttttgatggggttagacttttttttttcttgtaaggttctgtcagtaccttgtatactttggatattaaccccttatctgatggatattgggtgaatagtttcttccacttagTGGGTAGCtgttgtattctgggcactatttcctttgaggtgcttaatatagtctcatttatttatttctgttttcacttgtttggagagtacagtttcctctttaaagatacctttagtctcaatgtcatggagtgtttgacctacatgttgttctatatactttatggtttcaggtctgatatctaggtctttaatccatttggattttgtctttgtacatgatgttaactggaggtctaagttcgcttttttacaagtggctagccagttctgccaacaccacttattgaagaggccttccctgtttcAATAAGGATTTcctgcacctttatcaaaaattgggtgaatctggggaacattctctgagtactcaagcctgttccactgatctgagggtctgtctttattccaataccatgctgttttaatagctattgctttgtaatatagtttaaagttagggtgagtaatacctcccatattccttttcccaagtattgctttagctattcgaggttgtttattgttctaaatgaatttcagaaatgtttgatccacttctttgaaaaaatggcatgggtatctttagagagtacgtattgaatctgtacaaagctttggggagtattgtcattttgttttattctagcTAGCTGAAGTACCCAAGTTTTTCGCAGCTCTTAATAGCAGCAGAAAACCCTGTTTCTAAATTCTCTAACGATTAAAACAAGTATCTTGAGTCTCCTCAGTTGTTCCAGATAGGTCTTTTCTAAGACACATCTAATCCCCCACCCTCAAGAATGAACATGACCAGATAAAGCAGAGGTGGAGAACAAGtacaacacaaagagccaacattttaaactgtgagagtcagagagccacaccacacagtgacctgccaaaacagacaaacacccACATAAAAgcttctaattttaacaataatatattaaacacatattgcattttgccattttgaatgagggtaaaaatcctgcagtgatggtgagggtgtgctgcgtcctccatactaagaactaacagcaagatgtgacacaacatgtgacacacccCCCTCCTCGTTGGCCCGTGCAGtagtttccgagggatgggagacaggatgacgcagcctgggggcgggactagccctcggagatctctcctcagaggtcctcctcagaagcagcagaacaaaatccaaacttgacaaagagacacagtatacaaaatcatgataagaggcaaagagccgcattcattttggctgggagccacgtgtttgccacccctgggaTAAAGTCTTGCAATATCTTCCCACACTGCCTGCACAGTGAGAACACAGGGACCTTTGGCTTGGAAAGTGTTCAGAAATGTGAACTCTGACTTGGATTTAGATTCAGGTGCTCCACTCGACTGCCGTGGCCCCTCCAAGGAAACCACTGCCCTCTCCCACAGCCCTTGGGCAAGACTAGAGTCTGCCAGACCCCAGCAGAAGAGGCAACTCCAAGACCAAGCTGTGCGAGGAACCTAAGGAGGCTGCCCTGCCATGGCGCACAAACATCTGACACTGAGCCAAGCAGATCTTGAGCTGTCTTTATTGACATTGGGTGTTGGGAAACGGGTGTTTCCCAAGGGGAAGGAGGTGTCAGGGAAAGGGGTGTTAGGGAAAGGGGGTCAGGAAACGACTGGGCACCCCTAGTCATCCATGCTTTCCTCCGAGTCGTCGGAGTCttcttcttccacctcctcccGGCGCCGCTTCCCGGCCACTCTCTCCCGGCGCAGAGACATCTTCTTAGCCGCCTTCTTGTATTTCTTCATGTCCTTGCGGTATTTTTTCCGCAGCTGAGCAGCCAAGTTGGCGAACCGCTCGTATTCCTTCTTGCCGAGCCCGCGCCAGATGGCTCCGAGGCGGCGGGACTCTTGCACCAGGGACAGGTTGGGGTGGTCGGCCCGGAGCTGGGGGCGGTATTCCTGGCAAAACAGCAGGAAGGCCGACATCGGTCTTTTCGGAGCCTTGATGTTCTTCCGGCCTTCCATTGAAGGGTCGTAGCTCCTCGTCTCGCGGGCGAAGCAGGCGTAGTTGTTTATCTTCCTCTTAGGACGCAGGTTGGACCGTCGGCTTCGCCGGCGTCCCTGGCACCGAGGCTGGGCTTGGCGCCTGCCCGGGGACCCTTTTCTTACCGCCATGACCCTGGGTGTCCTGTCGCGGTGTTGAGCGCGGTGCTGGGACTGACCTGCGGCCTGCGGTGGCTGCCCTGATGGCCGTCGTCGCCCCACAATGTGCCTTTGTGACATCTCTGGGTGCGTGTCAGAGCCTGGGGCTCAGCCGGTTGCCATGGTTCCCGCTGAAACTTTCCCCAGCAAATATGTCAtgtcaagccaggggcaatttctgagcacttagccaggagtaaccgatgagcatcaaacgagtgtgaccagaaaaaccaaaaaaaaaaaaaaatagtagaacaTTATAactcgtgttttttttttttacaatgaagTCAAGTTTTGCAATCTCTAGTATGAGTACCACTCTACtaaattgttatatattttctttttgcccacattcttccctcctttttggTTGTGATGTCCAGATGAGGGGGAGACACACATCTTTGGTTGT from Suncus etruscus isolate mSunEtr1 chromosome X, mSunEtr1.pri.cur, whole genome shotgun sequence includes these protein-coding regions:
- the LOC125998836 gene encoding high mobility group protein C-like encodes the protein MAVRKGSPGRRQAQPRCQGRRRSRRSNLRPKRKINNYACFARETRSYDPSMEGRKNIKAPKRPMSAFLLFCQEYRPQLRADHPNLSLVQESRRLGAIWRGLGKKEYERFANLAAQLRKKYRKDMKKYKKAAKKMSLRRERVAGKRRREEVEEEDSDDSEESMDD